Proteins from one Halopseudomonas pelagia genomic window:
- a CDS encoding CASTOR/POLLUX-related putative ion channel, producing MLPFTLVGRLRYIIERQLVKGAHYQLMVVAIFIGLISLVGGWLAWPSAAADMPLADSVWWAFLRLTDPGYLGDDQGTWRRIVSTALTIMGYVVFMGTLVAIMTRWLISSMATLEQGLTPVTIRNHVVILGWTNRTIPLIREILDTAGGIQRLLLARETKRVRLVILADEVNTKRMQEMRDEPGIGRHGKHIILRSGTALQPEALHRVACMQATVVMIPGRSQGGMDLVTGDMETIKALLTLQAHAHLTRQPPPYVVAEIEDVRKVKIMRRAYKGPMEILASDAIVSRLMAQSIIHPGLPEFFAEVMSVHDGNEFYVRSSDGCQGASLAEVAATCPAAIVCGIMRPQGEQWRSMLNAPSSEIVGPGDKLVMLARQYADADPVQKSIERLRLLERPAGTFPPRNATAGRDLKVLILGWNNRLPALIDELASYSPQRFQVQVLSTLDTALQRAAIARYSERTAQVTCEHLQGDFMLEGLLKPVLERGWDSILLISSDLLASGEEADARAMVGYMVVDELLKGASKRPQLLLELSDPSNEALVVRNRGECIISPMILSHLMAQIAQRRELSLVIEDLFTAGGPEILYRSQADYPMHSVNNFADLEAVAALNGETALGVYRHDPDDDGRRLQLNPPRNIPLKLKPGDQLVILTTVEAVQA from the coding sequence ATGCTGCCTTTTACCCTGGTGGGTCGACTGCGCTACATTATTGAGCGACAACTGGTCAAAGGTGCGCATTATCAGTTGATGGTGGTGGCCATATTTATCGGGCTGATTTCGTTGGTTGGGGGCTGGTTGGCCTGGCCATCCGCCGCAGCGGATATGCCCTTGGCAGATTCAGTCTGGTGGGCCTTTTTGCGCCTGACCGACCCAGGTTATCTGGGTGACGATCAGGGCACTTGGCGCCGTATCGTTTCCACTGCACTGACGATCATGGGTTATGTGGTGTTCATGGGTACGTTGGTGGCCATCATGACGCGCTGGCTGATCAGCAGCATGGCGACCCTGGAACAGGGCCTGACGCCGGTCACCATCCGCAATCACGTGGTCATCCTCGGCTGGACCAACCGAACCATTCCGTTGATTCGCGAGATTCTGGATACTGCCGGCGGTATCCAGCGCTTACTGCTGGCCAGAGAAACCAAACGGGTACGTCTGGTGATTCTTGCCGACGAGGTCAACACCAAGCGCATGCAGGAAATGCGCGATGAGCCGGGTATTGGTAGGCACGGCAAGCACATTATTTTGCGCTCAGGCACCGCTCTTCAGCCTGAGGCTTTGCATCGCGTTGCCTGCATGCAAGCGACAGTGGTGATGATCCCGGGCCGCTCGCAAGGCGGCATGGATCTGGTTACTGGTGATATGGAAACCATCAAGGCACTGCTTACCCTGCAAGCGCATGCGCATCTGACCCGCCAACCCCCGCCTTACGTGGTCGCGGAAATAGAAGATGTACGCAAGGTGAAGATCATGCGCCGCGCCTACAAAGGACCGATGGAGATTCTGGCCAGTGATGCCATCGTCAGCCGGCTGATGGCGCAATCGATTATTCATCCGGGACTGCCGGAATTTTTTGCCGAAGTGATGTCGGTTCACGACGGCAACGAGTTCTATGTGCGCTCCAGCGATGGCTGCCAGGGCGCGAGCCTGGCCGAGGTCGCTGCCACCTGTCCTGCGGCGATCGTGTGCGGCATCATGCGCCCGCAGGGCGAGCAATGGCGTTCCATGCTTAACGCACCTTCCAGCGAGATCGTTGGCCCTGGAGACAAGCTGGTCATGCTTGCGCGCCAATATGCAGATGCTGACCCGGTACAGAAATCCATTGAAAGACTCCGGCTTTTGGAGCGGCCTGCGGGGACTTTTCCGCCGCGTAACGCTACAGCGGGACGGGACCTGAAAGTCCTGATTCTCGGTTGGAACAATCGCCTCCCGGCACTCATCGACGAACTTGCCTCCTACAGCCCACAACGGTTTCAGGTTCAGGTGCTGTCTACCCTGGATACGGCGCTGCAGCGCGCGGCGATTGCCCGCTACAGCGAGAGAACCGCACAGGTCACATGCGAGCATCTGCAGGGTGACTTCATGCTTGAGGGCTTGCTGAAGCCGGTGCTGGAGCGTGGTTGGGACAGCATACTGCTGATCTCCAGTGATCTGCTGGCGTCCGGTGAAGAGGCGGATGCGCGGGCTATGGTCGGTTATATGGTGGTAGATGAGTTGCTCAAGGGTGCAAGCAAGCGGCCACAATTGTTACTCGAACTAAGCGACCCATCCAACGAAGCGCTAGTGGTGCGTAATCGCGGCGAGTGCATCATCAGCCCGATGATTCTCAGCCACCTGATGGCACAGATCGCCCAGCGCCGGGAGCTGAGCCTGGTTATCGAAGATCTGTTTACTGCCGGCGGCCCAGAAATTCTCTACCGGTCACAAGCCGATTACCCTATGCACAGTGTGAATAACTTTGCTGACCTGGAAGCCGTTGCCGCGTTGAACGGCGAAACCGCTTTGGGGGTTTACCGGCATGATCCCGACGATGATGGGCGTCGCTTGCAGCTCAACCCACCACGTAATATTCCGCTGAAGCTCAAGCCAGGTGATCAACTGGTTATTCTGACTACGGTCGAAGCAGTGCAGGCCTAG
- a CDS encoding TusE/DsrC/DsvC family sulfur relay protein, with translation MIQLGEQRIPLDDEGFLIDRDDWSEPLAALLAQREGIAFGPEHLEVILLLRQFYLQYQLSPAMRPLVKYLAQQLGADKGNSLYLLRLFPGSPAKLASKIAGLPKPDNCL, from the coding sequence ATGATTCAGCTTGGAGAGCAGCGCATACCGCTGGATGACGAAGGCTTTCTCATTGATCGGGATGACTGGTCCGAGCCCCTCGCTGCCCTCCTGGCGCAACGCGAGGGTATCGCTTTTGGCCCGGAGCACCTTGAAGTCATACTGTTGCTTCGCCAGTTTTACCTGCAGTACCAGCTATCTCCGGCAATGCGCCCCTTGGTCAAATATCTGGCCCAACAGCTCGGGGCCGACAAAGGTAATAGCCTTTACCTGCTGCGTCTGTTTCCCGGTAGCCCGGCTAAACTGGCGAGCAAAATTGCTGGCCTGCCGAAGCCGGACAATTGCTTGTAG
- the tusB gene encoding sulfurtransferase complex subunit TusB has translation MLHILRHSPHSDGRFASCLRVLAGEDGVLLTEEAVYALLRDSATAAQLCLVPAAVQFYVLEVDVLARGLPLDDLPARVKVIDYQGMVAICAKFPKVVSW, from the coding sequence ATGCTGCATATTCTCAGGCATTCACCCCACTCAGATGGCCGTTTTGCCAGTTGCCTCCGTGTACTGGCTGGCGAAGATGGCGTGCTGCTGACCGAAGAGGCGGTTTACGCATTGCTGCGAGACTCGGCAACGGCCGCACAACTCTGCCTGGTGCCCGCTGCGGTGCAGTTCTATGTATTGGAGGTGGACGTGTTGGCTCGCGGCCTGCCATTGGATGACCTGCCCGCCCGGGTAAAGGTGATCGATTACCAGGGCATGGTTGCCATTTGCGCAAAATTTCCCAAGGTAGTCAGCTGGTGA
- the tusC gene encoding sulfurtransferase complex subunit TusC, which translates to MKSLLVISRHPPARLAAREALDMVLAAAAFGVPTALLFMEDGVLQLLKGQDASAVGQKSLAANLQALDLYGVEEVLVCQHSLTERGIQSKQCALDCRTVDSVQIAHLLAHYDQVVSL; encoded by the coding sequence ATGAAAAGTCTGCTGGTTATCAGTCGTCACCCCCCTGCCCGCCTGGCCGCGCGTGAAGCATTGGATATGGTGCTCGCCGCCGCCGCCTTTGGTGTGCCTACCGCTCTGCTATTCATGGAGGACGGCGTACTGCAGTTGCTCAAGGGGCAGGATGCCTCTGCGGTCGGGCAGAAATCGCTGGCAGCCAATTTGCAGGCTCTGGATCTCTACGGTGTCGAAGAAGTGCTGGTGTGCCAGCACTCGCTGACCGAACGCGGCATTCAAAGCAAGCAGTGTGCGCTTGATTGCCGCACTGTGGATAGCGTGCAGATCGCCCATCTGCTAGCCCATTATGATCAGGTAGTGTCTTTGTGA
- the tusD gene encoding sulfurtransferase complex subunit TusD, which produces MKFAITLLAGPQDPAARSALEFARAVIESGHQITRLFFYRDAVQIASHLGVQPQDEQDISLQWREFIAAEQLDAVVCIAAALRRGVLNEPEAARWKKPVANTGAPYDLSGLGQWVDALQTADRAITFGT; this is translated from the coding sequence ATGAAATTTGCCATCACTCTTCTAGCAGGCCCTCAGGATCCAGCAGCGCGTAGCGCTTTGGAATTTGCCCGCGCGGTGATTGAGTCGGGGCATCAGATTACTCGGTTGTTTTTCTATCGCGACGCGGTACAGATCGCCTCCCACCTCGGTGTTCAGCCCCAGGATGAGCAGGACATTAGCTTGCAATGGCGCGAATTCATTGCCGCCGAGCAACTTGATGCGGTGGTGTGCATAGCTGCGGCTCTGCGGCGCGGCGTGCTTAATGAGCCCGAAGCCGCTCGCTGGAAGAAGCCAGTGGCTAATACGGGCGCACCTTATGATCTGTCCGGACTCGGGCAATGGGTCGACGCCCTACAGACGGCCGATCGAGCCATCACCTTTGGTACCTGA
- a CDS encoding Bax inhibitor-1/YccA family protein: MQNRETTLQHAGVNEAEVSKLFRNTYSLLALTLAFSAVVAFISMSLNLPHPGLIITLVGFYGLLFATSKMRNSGWGLVLTFAFTGFLGYTTGPILNAYLSLPNGGSLVAMALGMTAMVFFGLSAYAILTRKDFSFLSGFIMAGFVVLLCAVVASFFLEISGLSLAISAGFVLFSSAIILYQTGAIIHGGEDNYIMATITLFVSIYNIFLSLLQILGIMGED, translated from the coding sequence ATGCAAAATCGCGAGACCACGCTGCAACATGCAGGCGTGAATGAAGCTGAAGTCAGCAAGCTATTCCGCAACACCTATAGCCTGCTGGCCCTGACGCTGGCGTTCAGCGCCGTTGTTGCGTTCATTTCCATGAGCTTGAACCTGCCTCACCCTGGTCTGATCATCACCCTGGTCGGGTTTTACGGCTTGCTGTTTGCTACGTCCAAAATGCGTAATTCCGGTTGGGGTCTGGTTTTGACCTTCGCTTTCACCGGTTTTCTTGGCTATACCACCGGCCCTATCCTGAACGCCTATCTGTCCTTGCCTAACGGTGGATCGCTGGTAGCCATGGCGCTGGGTATGACGGCGATGGTGTTCTTCGGTCTGTCTGCTTACGCGATTCTGACCCGTAAGGACTTCAGCTTTCTTTCGGGCTTCATCATGGCCGGCTTTGTAGTGCTGCTGTGTGCTGTGGTCGCCAGCTTCTTCCTTGAGATCAGCGGTCTGTCTCTGGCGATTTCCGCAGGTTTCGTGCTGTTCTCGTCTGCGATCATCCTGTATCAGACCGGTGCGATCATCCACGGTGGTGAAGATAACTACATCATGGCAACGATCACGCTGTTCGTTTCCATCTACAACATCTTCCTCAGCCTGCTGCAGATTCTGGGCATCATGGGCGAAGATTGA
- a CDS encoding integrase domain-containing protein, which produces MKKPQKPCNKRNYGYGRQLRYAMCRALTLFYGDQDHFGTRRTHQYRVRIFARYCMRQGVVEARLISQSTLDSYGEYLKSRLQGEYVWRDGTTDKPISAPYAHNLISTANTALYAMRGNAKIEISALQALATSRRYVREVPARADQHAVTQAVAKMVSKGDRRGAAVALLARNWGMRAQEATLQDLQRMRHEILTTGRAWILQGCKGGRQSTDRWVSSTPARLEAIEFALQTLPIGSRCLLDKTETVKVFYQRELNRCRRVLRSFGVVSYRELRAAFAADVYQSITGVLPMSGVHVPRDLDKKARAEVARVLGHGRIQVSSGYVGGY; this is translated from the coding sequence ATGAAAAAACCTCAGAAACCTTGCAATAAACGCAATTATGGCTACGGTCGGCAGCTCCGGTACGCCATGTGCCGAGCGCTGACTCTTTTTTACGGCGACCAGGACCACTTCGGGACCCGTAGGACTCACCAATATCGAGTGCGGATATTTGCTCGATACTGCATGAGGCAGGGCGTAGTCGAAGCTCGGCTGATTAGCCAATCGACACTCGACTCATATGGGGAATACCTGAAAAGTCGATTGCAGGGTGAGTACGTTTGGCGAGACGGCACTACCGACAAGCCGATTTCTGCGCCGTACGCGCACAATTTGATCTCAACCGCGAACACGGCGCTGTATGCGATGCGTGGGAACGCGAAGATAGAAATTTCAGCACTTCAGGCGTTGGCTACCTCTCGGAGATATGTCAGAGAGGTACCAGCGCGAGCCGATCAACACGCGGTCACTCAGGCGGTCGCGAAAATGGTGAGTAAAGGGGATCGTCGAGGTGCGGCAGTGGCTCTTCTTGCAAGGAATTGGGGGATGCGCGCTCAGGAGGCGACCCTTCAGGATCTGCAGCGAATGCGCCATGAGATTCTCACGACAGGCCGCGCCTGGATTCTGCAGGGGTGCAAAGGGGGCAGACAAAGTACCGATCGTTGGGTTTCATCAACACCTGCGCGGCTTGAGGCAATCGAGTTCGCATTGCAAACTCTCCCCATCGGGTCTCGATGCCTGCTAGATAAAACTGAAACAGTAAAGGTTTTTTACCAGCGCGAGCTGAACCGGTGCCGTCGCGTCCTGCGTTCGTTTGGGGTGGTCAGCTATCGTGAGCTCCGCGCCGCGTTTGCAGCAGACGTCTATCAGTCGATCACCGGCGTATTACCCATGAGTGGTGTTCATGTACCTCGAGACCTGGACAAAAAAGCTAGAGCGGAAGTGGCTCGAGTTTTGGGCCATGGGAGGATACAGGTTTCCAGCGGCTACGTGGGTGGGTATTAA
- a CDS encoding aldehyde dehydrogenase family protein: MIYANPGAQGSVVSFKERYGNFINGEFVAPVKGQYFTNLSPVTGGAICEIPRSTAEDIDKALDAAHAAKAAWGKTSVQARGNILLQIADRIEQNLEKLAVTESWDNGKAVRETLNADIPLAADHFRYFAGCIRAQEGTLAEIDEHTTAYHFHEPLGVVGQIIPWNFPLLMAAWKLAPALAAGNCVVLKPAEQTPLGILVLMEIIGDLLPPGVLNVVNGYGREAGEALATSKRIAKIAFTGSTPVGRHIMHAAAENIIPCTVELGGKSPNIFFADIMQAEETFISKAVEGLVLAFFNQGEVCTCPSRALIQESMYEDFIALAIKRTQSIKRGNPLDTETMVGAQASEQQFDKILSYMEIARQEGAEFLIGGSAEKLHDSINNGYYIQPTLLKGHNKMRIFQEEIFGPVVSVTTFKDEAEALAIANDSEFGLGAGLWTRDTNRAYRMGRAIQAGRVWTNCYHLYPAHAAFGGYKQSGVGRENHKMMLDSYQQTKNLLVSYDANPLGFF, translated from the coding sequence ATGATTTATGCAAATCCCGGAGCTCAGGGCTCTGTCGTGTCTTTCAAGGAGCGTTACGGTAACTTCATCAATGGTGAATTCGTCGCGCCGGTCAAGGGGCAGTATTTCACCAACCTGTCGCCGGTAACGGGTGGGGCCATCTGTGAGATTCCCCGCTCTACCGCCGAGGATATCGACAAGGCGCTGGATGCTGCCCACGCTGCCAAGGCTGCCTGGGGCAAGACGTCGGTTCAGGCCCGCGGCAACATCCTGCTGCAGATTGCCGACCGCATCGAACAGAATCTTGAAAAGCTGGCCGTTACCGAAAGCTGGGATAACGGCAAGGCCGTGCGTGAAACCCTGAATGCGGATATCCCGCTCGCCGCCGACCATTTCCGTTATTTCGCTGGCTGTATTCGTGCCCAGGAAGGGACCCTGGCAGAAATCGACGAACACACCACCGCCTATCATTTCCATGAACCCCTGGGCGTGGTCGGCCAGATCATTCCATGGAACTTCCCGCTGCTGATGGCGGCCTGGAAGCTCGCGCCGGCGCTGGCGGCGGGTAACTGCGTCGTTCTCAAACCGGCAGAGCAGACGCCGCTGGGCATCCTGGTCCTGATGGAAATCATCGGTGACCTGTTGCCACCGGGCGTTCTCAACGTGGTCAACGGTTACGGCCGTGAAGCTGGCGAAGCACTGGCCACCAGCAAGCGCATCGCAAAGATTGCCTTCACCGGCTCCACACCGGTTGGCAGGCACATCATGCACGCTGCTGCCGAAAATATAATTCCTTGTACTGTCGAGCTCGGTGGCAAGTCTCCGAACATATTCTTTGCCGACATCATGCAGGCCGAAGAGACCTTTATCAGCAAGGCGGTCGAAGGTCTGGTCCTGGCGTTCTTCAATCAGGGCGAAGTCTGCACCTGTCCGTCACGGGCGCTAATCCAGGAATCCATGTACGAAGACTTCATTGCCCTGGCGATCAAGCGCACTCAGAGCATCAAGCGTGGCAATCCCCTCGACACGGAGACCATGGTCGGTGCTCAGGCATCCGAGCAGCAGTTCGACAAGATCCTCTCCTACATGGAGATCGCCCGCCAGGAAGGTGCCGAATTCCTGATCGGCGGCAGTGCTGAAAAACTCCACGACAGCATCAATAACGGTTATTACATCCAGCCGACCCTTCTCAAGGGTCACAACAAGATGCGCATTTTCCAGGAAGAGATATTTGGGCCTGTAGTCAGCGTCACGACCTTCAAGGACGAAGCCGAAGCTCTGGCGATTGCCAACGACAGCGAATTTGGTCTCGGTGCAGGGCTCTGGACACGGGATACTAATCGTGCGTATCGGATGGGCCGCGCCATTCAGGCAGGTCGAGTATGGACCAACTGCTACCACCTGTATCCCGCCCACGCGGCCTTCGGTGGCTACAAACAGTCAGGTGTAGGGCGTGAGAATCACAAGATGATGCTCGACAGCTATCAGCAGACCAAGAATCTGCTGGTCAGCTATGACGCGAATCCGCTGGGTTTTTTCTAG
- the pqqA gene encoding pyrroloquinoline quinone precursor peptide PqqA yields the protein MWTKPSFTDLRIGFEVTMYFASR from the coding sequence ATGTGGACTAAACCGAGCTTTACCGATCTGCGTATCGGCTTTGAAGTCACCATGTACTTTGCCAGCCGTTGA
- the pqqB gene encoding pyrroloquinoline quinone biosynthesis protein PqqB: MHIQILGSAAGGGFPQWNCNCSNCDGVRKGTLNAKPRTQSSIALSDDGVNWILCNASPDIRAQLENTPTLQPARSVRDTAIGAIVLMDSQIDHVTGLLTLREGCPHQVWCTDMVYEDLSSGFPLFKMLEHWNGGLRWNPIPLAAEFTIPVCPALRFTAIALRSAAPPYSPHRNNPHPGDNIGLLVRDLNTGGVLFYAPGLGQPDAQVKSVMADAHCLLVDGTLWRDDEMAYAGVGDKLGSEMGHLQQSGTDGMIALLDGQAAVRKILIHINNTNPILDEDSTERAELARHGIEVAFDGMHITL; the protein is encoded by the coding sequence ATGCATATTCAGATACTCGGTTCGGCAGCTGGCGGCGGTTTTCCGCAATGGAACTGCAACTGCAGCAACTGCGACGGAGTGCGCAAGGGCACCTTGAACGCCAAGCCGCGCACCCAGTCTTCCATCGCACTGTCCGATGACGGCGTCAACTGGATACTCTGCAATGCCTCGCCGGACATACGCGCGCAGCTAGAGAATACCCCGACGCTGCAGCCTGCACGTTCCGTGCGCGACACCGCCATTGGTGCCATTGTGCTCATGGACAGTCAGATTGACCATGTCACCGGCCTGTTGACTCTGCGCGAAGGGTGTCCGCACCAAGTTTGGTGTACCGATATGGTGTACGAAGACCTCAGCAGCGGATTTCCGTTATTCAAGATGCTTGAACATTGGAATGGCGGACTGCGCTGGAACCCAATTCCGCTTGCAGCAGAATTTACCATTCCGGTTTGTCCCGCTCTGCGCTTTACCGCCATCGCCCTACGCAGCGCAGCGCCACCCTATTCCCCGCATCGCAACAATCCACACCCAGGCGACAACATCGGACTGCTGGTGCGCGATCTGAATACAGGCGGGGTGCTGTTTTACGCGCCGGGTTTGGGGCAGCCGGATGCCCAAGTCAAATCAGTGATGGCTGACGCCCACTGCCTGCTGGTGGATGGCACCTTGTGGCGCGATGACGAGATGGCCTACGCCGGGGTAGGCGACAAGCTCGGTAGCGAGATGGGGCATCTGCAGCAGAGCGGCACGGACGGGATGATCGCGTTACTGGATGGGCAAGCTGCGGTACGCAAGATCCTGATCCACATCAACAATACCAACCCCATCCTGGATGAGGATTCGACCGAACGGGCCGAACTTGCCCGGCACGGGATTGAAGTCGCCTTTGACGGCATGCACATTACGCTTTGA
- the pqqC gene encoding pyrroloquinoline-quinone synthase PqqC, with translation MNADAFEQALRAKGAYYHIHHPYHVAMYSGTASREQIQGWVANRFYYQIKIPLKDAAIMANCNDPATRREWIQRIIDHDGERQGEGGIEAWLRLGEAVGLDREVLLSQEKVLPGVRFAVDAYVNFARRASWQEAASSSLTELFAPQIHQSRLDSWPAHYPWIDSRGYEYFRKRMSEARRDVEHGLRITLSHYQTYDAQQRMLNILQFKLDILWSMLDAMSMAYELDRAPYHTVTAQAVWHRGVDL, from the coding sequence ATGAATGCTGATGCTTTCGAGCAGGCCCTGCGGGCCAAGGGAGCTTACTATCATATTCATCATCCCTACCATGTTGCCATGTACAGCGGCACGGCCAGTCGCGAGCAGATCCAGGGCTGGGTCGCCAATCGCTTCTACTACCAGATCAAGATTCCGCTGAAGGACGCGGCGATCATGGCCAACTGCAACGACCCGGCCACCCGCCGCGAATGGATACAGCGGATTATCGATCATGATGGTGAGAGGCAAGGGGAGGGCGGTATCGAAGCCTGGTTGCGGCTGGGCGAGGCGGTAGGGCTGGACCGCGAGGTGCTGCTGTCGCAGGAAAAGGTATTGCCGGGCGTGCGCTTCGCTGTGGATGCCTATGTCAATTTTGCCCGTCGGGCGAGCTGGCAGGAAGCCGCCAGTTCCTCGTTGACCGAGCTGTTTGCCCCGCAGATTCACCAATCACGCCTCGATAGCTGGCCAGCACACTATCCGTGGATCGATAGTCGCGGCTACGAGTATTTCCGCAAGCGAATGAGTGAGGCACGGCGTGATGTAGAGCATGGTTTGCGCATTACTCTCAGCCACTACCAGACCTATGATGCCCAGCAGCGCATGCTCAATATCCTGCAGTTCAAGCTCGATATCCTCTGGAGCATGCTGGATGCCATGAGTATGGCCTACGAATTGGACCGCGCGCCTTACCACACCGTTACCGCCCAGGCCGTCTGGCATCGGGGGGTAGATCTGTGA
- the pqqD gene encoding pyrroloquinoline quinone biosynthesis peptide chaperone PqqD, with protein sequence MIDFQRHQVPILRPGFRLQWEPIQNSHVLLYPEGMVKLNESAAQVLLLIDGERPIDDIIDSLAGRFPNVPGLDEDILAFIEVANAQHWINIR encoded by the coding sequence GTGATCGACTTTCAGAGGCATCAAGTGCCGATACTGCGTCCCGGGTTCCGGTTGCAGTGGGAGCCGATCCAGAATAGTCACGTTCTGCTGTATCCCGAGGGTATGGTCAAGCTGAATGAAAGTGCTGCCCAGGTATTGCTGCTGATCGATGGCGAGCGACCAATTGACGACATCATCGACAGCCTGGCTGGTCGGTTTCCAAATGTACCCGGGCTGGATGAAGACATCCTCGCCTTTATCGAGGTGGCCAATGCTCAACACTGGATCAACATCCGCTGA
- the pqqE gene encoding pyrroloquinoline quinone biosynthesis protein PqqE: protein MLNTGSTSADSTLVANQGPPLWLLAELTYRCPLQCPYCSNPLEFANHKDELTTAQWIDVFTQARALGAAQLGFSGGEPLVRDDLVELIEAARELGFYTNLITSGMGLTEQKVNAFKQAGLDHIQISFQASDAEINNMLAGSRKAFDQKLAMARAVKAAGYPMVLNFVTHRHNIDEIEKIIELCLALEADFVELATCQYYGWAHLNRAGLLPTKAQLDHAEAVTQRYRLKLAAENHPCKLILVTPDYYEERPKGCMNGWGNIFLSITPDGTALPCHSARQLPVTFPNVTAHSLSHIWYDSFGFNRFRGYEWMSEPCRSCDEKEKDFGGCRCQAYMLTGDATQADPVCSKSPHHDKILAARAEADLPQPPIEALTFRNERNSRIICKS, encoded by the coding sequence ATGCTCAACACTGGATCAACATCCGCTGACAGCACTCTGGTTGCGAACCAAGGCCCACCATTGTGGCTTCTGGCCGAGCTGACCTATCGCTGTCCATTGCAATGCCCCTACTGTTCCAACCCGCTGGAGTTCGCCAATCACAAGGATGAACTGACTACCGCACAGTGGATCGATGTATTCACTCAGGCACGAGCGCTGGGGGCGGCGCAGCTGGGATTTTCAGGCGGCGAACCCTTGGTACGTGACGATCTGGTGGAGTTAATCGAAGCGGCGCGCGAGCTGGGGTTCTATACCAATCTGATTACATCGGGCATGGGGCTAACCGAGCAAAAGGTCAATGCGTTCAAGCAAGCGGGGCTCGATCATATCCAGATCAGCTTCCAGGCGTCCGACGCAGAGATAAACAACATGCTCGCGGGTTCGCGCAAGGCATTCGACCAGAAGCTGGCAATGGCCCGTGCCGTAAAAGCGGCGGGATACCCGATGGTGTTGAACTTTGTCACGCACCGGCACAATATTGATGAGATAGAAAAGATCATCGAACTCTGCCTGGCGCTGGAAGCTGACTTTGTCGAGCTGGCTACCTGTCAGTACTACGGATGGGCACACCTGAACCGGGCTGGCCTGCTGCCAACCAAGGCGCAACTGGACCATGCTGAAGCCGTAACGCAGCGCTACCGCCTCAAGCTCGCTGCCGAAAATCATCCGTGCAAACTGATTCTGGTGACCCCCGACTACTACGAAGAGCGTCCCAAAGGGTGTATGAATGGCTGGGGCAATATCTTTCTTAGTATTACTCCTGATGGCACAGCGTTACCTTGCCACAGCGCGCGGCAATTGCCAGTGACCTTCCCGAACGTCACCGCACATAGCCTGTCGCACATCTGGTACGACTCATTTGGCTTCAACCGTTTTCGCGGTTACGAGTGGATGAGCGAACCCTGCCGCTCCTGTGATGAAAAGGAAAAGGATTTTGGCGGCTGCAGGTGCCAGGCGTATATGCTTACCGGAGACGCGACCCAGGCTGACCCGGTATGTAGCAAATCGCCACACCACGACAAGATTCTGGCCGCCCGTGCCGAGGCAGACCTACCTCAGCCCCCGATAGAGGCATTGACGTTTCGGAATGAACGCAACTCGCGAATCATCTGCAAAAGCTGA